The DNA window CACAAATGTGTGGAAATATCCGGGGAAGAGGCCGGTGTGCATTTCTTGATGAAACTGAAAACGGAGAAAGCGGAGGAGAATGTAATAGAGCTGGCAAAAGCCCAGGGCATCAAGCTGTCACCACTTTCCAAGTTCTACTATGAAAAGAAGGCAGGAATTGAAAACACGTATGTAATGAATTATTCTTCGGTAGATATGGAGCGGATCGGAAAGATTGTAAGAGGGCTGGAGAAAATCTGCTGAAAAAAATGAGAAAATAAAAACGGGATGCACCTGGAATCATTTTTGATATCCGGGTGTATCCCGTTTTCTGCACTTATGTAATTAATTGTTTTATTCGTCTAACTTGATTTTCTCCTTTAGAACCACGCAGGCAGCCAGGTCACCGATGACGTTGACACAGGTTGCACCCATATCACACAGGGTGTTGATACTGATGTAGACACCCATAACGCCGGCCGGAAGCCCTGCCATGGTAGCAAGAGCTGCGAAAGAAGCAATGGCTCCGCCGGGGATACCCGGAGTTCCCACAGAAAGGAGAACGTTGGCTAACAGGATGATGATCATCATGCTGATGCTTACGTTAATACCGCAGGCATTGGCGAAGAACATGATCATAAAGGACATCAGGATGGATACCGCATCCATGTTGACAGTTGCTCCCAGAGGAATGGTGATACTGGTGATTTTGTTGGAGACACCGAGTTCTTCTTCCACACACTGTTTGCTGATCGGGATGGTTGCGGAACTGGAACAGGTTCCGAAGGCATTCAGAGCAGCAGGCATGATGGCCTTGAAGAATTTGACCGGGCTTGTCTTACCAAGAATTTTTACGGATCCTCCATAGATGAACAGTGCAAATCCGTAGAAAGTTACATACAGAATGATCAGCTGGGTAGCCAGAGACAGGATCGTCTTGGTTCCGTTGGCTTCTACAACCGGTACGATGGTACAGAAGACACCGATCGGGGTAAAATACATCACAGTGCTGATGATCTTCAGACATACCTCGTTACAGGAATCAATCAGATGTAACAGAGGTTCCCCTTTTTCTTTGATCGCCAACAGGGTAAAACCGATGATAACGGCAAATACCAGAACCTGAAGCATATTTCCGTTGGCAAAAGCAGCTAC is part of the Blautia faecicola genome and encodes:
- a CDS encoding dicarboxylate/amino acid:cation symporter, with the protein product MKKFYAWYQKHITSAIFIGLILGILTGLFLAGRFEPVLTVTSLLGSIYMNALNMMIFPLVFCSIIMGITSIGNARTTGKITGYSMIFFLCTTGLASLAGLIIPRLIRLGKGVNFEMATSDIQATEMTSILDTVKNLIPSNPVAAFANGNMLQVLVFAVIIGFTLLAIKEKGEPLLHLIDSCNEVCLKIISTVMYFTPIGVFCTIVPVVEANGTKTILSLATQLIILYVTFYGFALFIYGGSVKILGKTSPVKFFKAIMPAALNAFGTCSSSATIPISKQCVEEELGVSNKITSITIPLGATVNMDAVSILMSFMIMFFANACGINVSISMMIIILLANVLLSVGTPGIPGGAIASFAALATMAGLPAGVMGVYISINTLCDMGATCVNVIGDLAACVVLKEKIKLDE